One Methylobacterium oryzae DNA window includes the following coding sequences:
- a CDS encoding response regulator transcription factor yields MSAARASADRPAGRDGPRVLDAVLIVDDHPVVRRGFRHLAEDAGVRAVHEAADVVSGYRTFHRHRPGLVVTDLGFRDQGLSGLSLIRRVRALEPATRILAFSMHDDPVIVARAIEGGAHGFVLKDTAVTRFHEALATVSAGHSYLPHEVATKIAMLNAGLLESPLARLTAREVQVLSLLGAGKSNEAIADSLSMSHRSVSAVVSGMKQKLGAGSLADLLRIALSRDGRPV; encoded by the coding sequence GTGAGCGCCGCCCGGGCCTCGGCCGACCGTCCGGCGGGGCGGGACGGCCCGCGGGTTCTCGACGCGGTGCTGATCGTCGACGACCACCCGGTCGTGCGGCGCGGCTTCCGCCATCTCGCCGAGGATGCCGGCGTCCGGGCGGTCCACGAGGCCGCGGACGTGGTGTCGGGCTACCGCACCTTCCACCGCCACCGGCCCGGGCTGGTGGTGACCGACCTGGGCTTCCGCGACCAGGGGCTGTCGGGCCTGTCGCTGATCCGCCGGGTGCGGGCCCTCGAGCCGGCGACCCGGATCCTCGCCTTCAGCATGCACGACGATCCGGTGATCGTCGCCCGGGCCATCGAGGGCGGGGCCCACGGCTTCGTCCTGAAGGACACGGCGGTGACGCGCTTCCACGAGGCGCTGGCGACCGTGTCGGCCGGGCACAGCTACCTGCCGCACGAGGTCGCGACCAAGATCGCGATGCTGAATGCCGGGCTCCTGGAATCGCCCCTCGCGCGCCTGACCGCGCGGGAGGTTCAGGTGCTGTCGCTGCTGGGGGCGGGCAAGTCCAACGAGGCGATCGCCGACAGCCTGTCGATGAGCCACCGGAGCGTGTCGGCCGTCGTCTCGGGCATGAAGCAGAAGCTCGGCGCCGGCAGCCTAGCCGACC
- a CDS encoding MxaH protein has product MSRAGRIGIASGLVLLALGACDRGADERADARADEAGAVVATTAEGTLPAWLAPTDGTDPARWLAGREAGKALPADDPRVRAMATALAGARDGFIEDPRMIANRTVQLGQMLAEAGIGEGYGAILDGLGGIAAERGRRKSLYGEMCQHYYNARMQGADHAAALARLAGPHPVGEGTP; this is encoded by the coding sequence ATGAGCCGTGCCGGCCGCATCGGGATCGCGTCCGGGCTGGTCCTGCTGGCCCTCGGCGCCTGCGACCGCGGGGCGGACGAGCGCGCCGACGCGCGCGCCGACGAGGCCGGCGCGGTGGTGGCCACCACCGCTGAGGGCACCCTGCCGGCCTGGCTCGCGCCGACCGACGGGACCGACCCGGCCCGCTGGCTCGCGGGCCGCGAGGCCGGCAAGGCCCTGCCGGCCGACGATCCCCGCGTGCGCGCGATGGCGACGGCGCTGGCCGGAGCCCGCGACGGCTTCATCGAGGACCCGCGCATGATCGCCAACCGCACCGTCCAGCTCGGCCAGATGCTGGCCGAGGCCGGCATCGGCGAGGGCTACGGCGCGATCCTCGACGGTCTCGGCGGCATCGCGGCGGAGCGCGGCCGCCGCAAGAGCCTCTACGGCGAGATGTGCCAGCACTACTACAACGCCCGGATGCAGGGGGCCGACCACGCGGCCGCGCTGGCGCGCCTCGCCGGCCCGCACCCGGTCGGCGAGGGGACGCCGTGA
- a CDS encoding YncE family protein yields the protein MRHLWLIATLAVAVAAGTGAGTSVASAAGDPVWVVSQQGAELARIEAGKVAGRIPLGPAPVAAATDRAGRLYLTHPDGRAVTVVAPGAPPRRLPVPGQAFGLAASPDGAHLYVGDWSGDRVLKISAATGALEGAAAVGRDPAHLVLDRRGRLYVADRESRQVSVIDTGTMARVAVVPTGEAPFALALAPDEASLYVANVRSGDLTVIDTATLRARATVPAGRMPYGVAVTGDGSRILVTNQHAAAVTVIDAARLEIVATVAVGPYPEGIAVVGPLAYVANWFSDDVSVIDLATWRETARIKVAEGPRTVLAGEPAR from the coding sequence ATGCGCCACCTGTGGCTGATCGCGACGCTCGCGGTCGCGGTCGCGGCCGGGACCGGCGCTGGGACCAGTGTCGCGTCCGCGGCCGGCGACCCGGTCTGGGTCGTCAGCCAGCAGGGGGCCGAGCTGGCGCGGATCGAGGCCGGGAAAGTGGCCGGGCGGATCCCGCTCGGACCGGCGCCGGTGGCGGCGGCGACCGACCGGGCCGGCCGCCTCTATCTGACCCACCCGGACGGGCGCGCCGTCACCGTCGTCGCGCCCGGCGCGCCGCCCCGCCGCCTGCCCGTCCCCGGCCAGGCCTTCGGCCTCGCGGCGAGCCCGGACGGGGCGCACCTGTACGTCGGCGACTGGTCGGGCGACCGCGTCCTGAAGATCTCCGCGGCGACCGGCGCCCTCGAGGGCGCCGCGGCGGTGGGCCGCGACCCGGCCCACCTCGTCCTCGACCGGCGCGGGCGGCTCTACGTCGCCGACCGCGAGAGCCGTCAGGTCAGCGTGATCGACACCGGGACGATGGCCCGCGTGGCCGTGGTCCCGACCGGCGAGGCGCCCTTCGCCCTGGCGCTCGCGCCGGACGAGGCGAGCCTCTACGTCGCCAACGTGCGCAGCGGCGACCTCACGGTGATCGACACGGCGACGCTGCGGGCCCGCGCCACGGTTCCGGCCGGCCGGATGCCCTACGGCGTGGCGGTCACCGGGGACGGCAGCCGCATCCTGGTCACCAACCAGCACGCCGCCGCCGTGACGGTGATCGACGCGGCCCGGCTCGAGATCGTCGCCACCGTGGCGGTGGGCCCCTATCCCGAGGGTATCGCGGTGGTCGGTCCGCTTGCCTACGTGGCGAACTGGTTCTCGGACGACGTCTCGGTGATCGATCTCGCCACGTGGCGCGAGACGGCGCGCATCAAGGTGGCGGAGGGCCCGCGCACGGTCCTGGCGGGGGAGCCCGCGCGATGA
- a CDS encoding SRPBCC family protein translates to MRMPLALFPALAPALAVVGLAGAALAHGPTPQKIDQSITIQAPPEAVWKVVGDFGGIGRWHPDVAKAEASGGNVEGTTRRVTLKAGGTLVEGLDEWLADGRTYSYRMSDPDLKALPVSSYSATLTVTPDGSGSKVSWIGRFYRGDTGNEPPETLSDEAGRTAMNRYFADGLKGLKAAVESRTTH, encoded by the coding sequence ATGCGGATGCCCCTCGCCCTCTTTCCGGCCCTCGCCCCGGCCCTCGCCGTCGTCGGCCTCGCCGGCGCGGCGCTGGCCCACGGGCCGACGCCGCAGAAGATCGACCAGTCGATCACCATCCAGGCGCCCCCGGAGGCAGTCTGGAAGGTGGTGGGCGATTTCGGCGGCATCGGGCGCTGGCACCCGGACGTGGCCAAGGCCGAGGCCAGTGGCGGCAACGTCGAGGGCACGACCCGCCGGGTGACCCTCAAGGCCGGCGGCACCCTGGTCGAGGGGCTGGACGAGTGGCTGGCCGACGGCCGGACCTACTCGTACCGGATGTCCGACCCGGACCTGAAGGCGCTCCCCGTCTCCTCCTACTCGGCGACGCTCACCGTGACCCCGGACGGGTCCGGCTCCAAGGTGTCGTGGATCGGCCGCTTCTACCGGGGCGACACCGGCAACGAGCCGCCGGAGACTCTCAGCGACGAGGCCGGGCGCACGGCGATGAACCGCTACTTCGCGGACGGGCTCAAGGGCCTGAAGGCGGCCGTCGAGAGCCGGACGACCCATTGA
- a CDS encoding vWA domain-containing protein gives MSPRRVLPPVLPSVLPTLVARNLRDGRFRALAAALALALAALVAPPIPVTRTGVSVLAVVDITGSMAVRDYPAAGGSMSRLETVKAALRATLPDLPCGSRVALGLFTDRRPFLLFTPVEVCADFAPLDGAIAALDPRMAWEGDSRIAAGLFRSIAMAGEIDADLLFLTDGQETPPLPASGGPTFDGRPGAVRGLIVGAGGYGLSPIPRFDDRGRETGFLGESDVQQENRSGPPPADAESREGYNPRNAPFGAQAAHGTEHLSSVREPYLKRLAAETGLGYVHLDGPGGLAASLRAAATPRPLPGRLDPRPALLAAALALTLLALLGGPLARALRALRGRAGHSAPIPAPTPAPTGAIRT, from the coding sequence GTGAGCCCGCGGCGCGTCCTTCCCCCCGTCCTGCCCTCGGTCCTGCCCACCCTCGTCGCCCGCAACCTGCGCGACGGGCGGTTCCGCGCCCTGGCGGCCGCCCTCGCGCTGGCGCTGGCGGCCCTGGTCGCGCCGCCGATCCCGGTCACCCGCACCGGCGTGTCGGTGCTGGCGGTGGTCGACATCACCGGCAGCATGGCGGTGCGCGACTATCCCGCCGCCGGCGGGTCGATGAGCCGGCTCGAGACCGTCAAGGCGGCGCTGCGGGCGACGCTGCCCGACCTCCCCTGCGGCTCGCGGGTGGCGCTCGGCCTGTTCACCGACCGGCGGCCGTTCCTGCTGTTCACGCCGGTCGAGGTCTGCGCCGACTTCGCGCCGCTGGACGGCGCCATCGCGGCCCTCGACCCGCGCATGGCCTGGGAGGGGGACAGCCGCATCGCGGCCGGCCTGTTCCGGTCGATCGCCATGGCGGGGGAGATCGACGCCGACCTCCTGTTCCTCACCGACGGCCAGGAGACGCCGCCCCTGCCCGCCTCCGGCGGCCCGACCTTCGACGGCAGGCCCGGCGCGGTGCGCGGGCTGATCGTCGGCGCGGGCGGCTACGGCCTGTCGCCGATCCCGCGCTTCGACGATCGCGGGCGCGAGACGGGTTTCCTCGGCGAGAGCGACGTCCAGCAGGAGAACCGCTCCGGGCCGCCCCCGGCCGACGCGGAATCCCGCGAGGGCTACAACCCGCGCAACGCCCCCTTCGGGGCCCAGGCCGCCCACGGCACCGAGCACCTCTCGTCGGTCCGCGAGCCCTACCTGAAGCGCCTCGCCGCCGAGACCGGCCTCGGCTACGTCCATCTCGACGGCCCGGGCGGTCTCGCCGCCTCTCTGCGCGCCGCGGCGACGCCGCGCCCGCTGCCCGGCCGCCTCGACCCGCGGCCCGCCCTCCTGGCGGCGGCCCTGGCTCTGACGCTCCTGGCCCTCCTGGGGGGGCCCCTCGCCCGCGCCCTTCGCGCGCTCCGCGGGCGCGCGGGCCACTCTGCTCCAATCCCTGCTCCAACCCCTGCTCCAACCGGAGCGATCAGGACCTGA
- a CDS encoding MxaK protein: MSAGALLDGPAPRHTARPRLSLAAAWRRVRPALLVALPLVLAAAALWFAVSGWSAARDDDRIAALEAGRDRPVEPDARPALLAARIGFLAARDRLGETEPLIDALDRAGAVREAARARYVIGNARMRQAFALIGRGDLDKAAPQVTLARQDYRRALQARPEFWDAKYNLDVASRLVRDYPEFDRKTGDELRAEPKKIWTDIPGQPRGGP, translated from the coding sequence ATGAGCGCCGGCGCCCTCCTCGACGGCCCGGCCCCGCGCCACACCGCCCGCCCCCGCCTCAGCTTGGCGGCGGCGTGGCGCCGGGTCCGGCCGGCCCTGCTGGTCGCGCTGCCGCTGGTCCTCGCGGCCGCCGCCCTGTGGTTCGCCGTCTCGGGCTGGAGCGCCGCGCGCGACGACGACCGGATCGCCGCCCTGGAGGCGGGCCGCGACCGGCCGGTCGAGCCGGATGCGCGGCCGGCCCTCCTGGCGGCGCGGATCGGCTTCCTCGCCGCCCGGGACCGTCTCGGCGAGACCGAGCCCCTCATCGACGCCCTCGACCGCGCCGGTGCGGTGCGGGAGGCGGCCCGGGCGCGGTACGTCATCGGCAACGCGCGGATGCGGCAGGCCTTCGCGCTGATCGGCCGGGGCGACCTCGACAAGGCCGCGCCCCAGGTGACGCTGGCGCGGCAGGATTACCGCCGCGCCCTCCAGGCCCGGCCCGAGTTCTGGGACGCCAAGTACAACCTCGACGTCGCCTCGCGCCTCGTGCGCGACTACCCGGAATTCGACCGCAAGACCGGGGACGAGCTGCGCGCCGAGCCGAAGAAGATCTGGACCGACATCCCCGGCCAGCCGCGGGGCGGCCCGTGA
- a CDS encoding vWA domain-containing protein: protein MTDLLARLGATDPWVLWLLPLALLPLARSALRRTAVPAVAAAPADPLSAWLGRALTLAGVLAIAGLIVALAGPYRTGARIERLGIGAQVSLLIDRSGSMNETFAGRQPSGAEESKAAASRRLLADFVGARAHDLFAVTAFSTAPMLVMPMTDRHDAVRAAIAAIDRPGLDYTNIGRGLGMALSQFGIDVGASRVLLLVSDGAAVIDPRIQDQLRAAVARIRPNLYWLFLRTQGSPGIADRPAGEDTPQAAPERHLDLFFKSLGVPYRAFEAEGAEAVAAAIRQIEALERDPIPYVEERPRRDLTGLAAALAALGLALLVLAKLAEVDLAAAPADAETATEAATETAGVAARRAA from the coding sequence GTGACCGATCTCCTCGCCCGCCTCGGCGCGACCGATCCCTGGGTCCTGTGGCTGCTGCCGCTGGCGCTGCTGCCGCTGGCCCGCTCGGCCCTGCGCCGGACGGCCGTGCCGGCGGTCGCCGCCGCCCCGGCCGACCCCCTCTCGGCCTGGCTCGGCCGGGCGCTGACGCTCGCCGGCGTCCTGGCCATCGCCGGCCTGATCGTGGCCCTGGCGGGCCCCTACCGGACGGGCGCAAGGATCGAGCGCCTCGGCATCGGCGCGCAGGTCTCGCTGCTGATCGACCGCTCCGGCAGCATGAACGAGACCTTCGCGGGCCGGCAGCCCTCCGGCGCCGAGGAATCGAAGGCTGCGGCCTCCCGGCGCCTGCTGGCCGATTTCGTCGGCGCCCGGGCGCACGATCTGTTCGCCGTGACGGCCTTCTCCACCGCGCCGATGCTAGTCATGCCGATGACCGACCGCCACGACGCCGTGCGGGCGGCGATCGCCGCCATCGACCGGCCCGGCCTCGACTACACCAATATCGGCCGGGGCCTCGGCATGGCCCTGTCGCAGTTCGGAATCGATGTCGGCGCCTCGCGGGTTCTCCTGCTGGTCTCCGACGGCGCGGCGGTGATCGACCCGCGCATCCAGGACCAGCTGCGCGCCGCGGTCGCGCGGATCCGGCCGAACCTGTACTGGCTGTTCCTGCGCACCCAGGGATCGCCCGGCATCGCCGACCGGCCGGCCGGCGAGGACACGCCCCAGGCCGCGCCGGAGCGCCATCTCGACCTGTTCTTCAAGAGCCTCGGCGTGCCCTACCGCGCCTTCGAGGCCGAGGGCGCCGAGGCGGTGGCCGCCGCCATCCGGCAGATCGAGGCCCTGGAGCGGGACCCGATCCCCTACGTCGAGGAGCGCCCGCGCCGGGACCTGACCGGGCTCGCCGCCGCGCTCGCCGCCCTCGGCCTCGCGCTGCTGGTCCTGGCCAAGCTCGCGGAGGTGGACCTCGCGGCGGCACCGGCGGATGCGGAGACTGCGACGGAGGCCGCGACCGAGACCGCGGGCGTTGCGGCACGGAGGGCGGCATGA
- a CDS encoding nonribosomal peptide synthetase MxaA produces MGARGPALLPAGLSAGLSASLFASLRAGVLAGVLAGILAAPLALTAGPAAAQVRSVEVRSPRPFGIFLGDLVEAQVEILADPDFRLQRATLPRPGPVTYWLDLRAVAVDEAPAAGGRRVRLRLTYQSFYAALDARTLEVPGFPLTLASEAATGRTTAAVQVPGWSLGVSPLREVQPQRREDPAEYLRPDGRSGRVDPGPDVAAAAGLGALAGLAALALAHDRAWGPFRQRRGRPFAAALRALRRQRAGAGPDQAYRAALLALHRGLDLTDGRRVLADDLGAFLARHGAFRGQAAELARFFEASRLAFFGGRLPAARAAWPRAEAEALLARLAAAERSA; encoded by the coding sequence ATGGGCGCGCGCGGTCCCGCCCTCCTGCCGGCCGGCCTCTCCGCCGGCCTCTCCGCCAGCCTCTTCGCCAGCCTCCGCGCCGGCGTCCTCGCCGGTGTCCTGGCCGGCATCCTGGCCGCGCCGCTCGCTCTGACGGCCGGCCCGGCCGCCGCGCAGGTGCGCTCCGTCGAGGTGCGCAGCCCCCGGCCCTTCGGGATCTTCCTGGGCGACCTGGTCGAGGCGCAGGTGGAGATCCTGGCCGATCCCGATTTCCGGCTGCAGCGCGCGACCCTGCCCCGGCCCGGTCCGGTGACCTACTGGCTCGACCTGCGCGCCGTCGCGGTCGACGAGGCCCCGGCGGCCGGCGGCCGGCGGGTGCGCCTGCGCCTCACCTACCAGAGCTTCTACGCCGCCCTCGACGCCCGCACCCTGGAGGTGCCGGGCTTCCCCCTGACGCTGGCGAGCGAGGCGGCGACCGGGCGAACCACCGCGGCCGTCCAGGTGCCGGGCTGGAGCCTCGGCGTCTCGCCCCTGCGCGAGGTGCAGCCGCAGCGGCGCGAGGATCCGGCCGAGTACCTGCGCCCGGACGGCCGGAGTGGGCGGGTCGATCCCGGGCCGGACGTCGCGGCGGCGGCGGGTCTCGGCGCCCTCGCGGGCCTCGCCGCGCTGGCGCTGGCGCACGACCGGGCCTGGGGACCGTTCCGGCAGCGGCGGGGCCGGCCCTTCGCGGCGGCTCTGCGCGCGCTCCGGCGGCAGCGGGCGGGGGCCGGGCCCGATCAGGCCTACCGGGCGGCGCTGCTGGCCCTGCACCGGGGCCTCGACCTGACCGACGGGAGGCGGGTGCTCGCCGACGATCTCGGCGCCTTCCTCGCCCGGCACGGGGCCTTCCGGGGCCAGGCGGCGGAGCTCGCGCGCTTCTTCGAGGCCTCGCGCCTCGCCTTCTTCGGCGGCCGGCTGCCGGCCGCGCGCGCGGCCTGGCCCCGCGCCGAGGCCGAGGCGCTCCTGGCGCGGCTCGCGGCGGCGGAGCGGAGCGCGTGA
- a CDS encoding DUF58 domain-containing protein gives MSDPRTADIVYLPRWRPRGSRAGLHRGRDAGGAGPFRDQVPFLQLPDARRIDLRATLRDPFEGVHVRRFEARTAVETWVLVDLSASMGFRGTADRARLTGDLCRALAVSATRISDGFGLIGCDETLRDDLTLPATRHRGAAVAAAERVAGAPRAGRGCAGMLEAARRLAGRPKLVFLASDFRWPESLIARVFAALAPHDTVPILLADPAEAEALPAFGLVELDDLEGGGRRVVLLRPSLRRAWIARERDRIAALERAAAPFARRVFQLAGRFDAQALTRHLMTT, from the coding sequence GTGAGCGACCCGCGCACGGCCGACATCGTCTACCTGCCGCGCTGGCGGCCGCGCGGCAGCCGGGCCGGCCTCCACCGGGGGCGCGACGCCGGCGGCGCCGGCCCGTTCCGCGATCAGGTGCCGTTCCTGCAGCTGCCGGATGCCCGCCGCATCGACCTGCGGGCGACGCTGCGCGACCCGTTCGAGGGCGTGCATGTCCGCCGCTTCGAGGCGCGGACCGCGGTCGAGACCTGGGTCCTGGTCGATCTCTCGGCCTCGATGGGCTTCCGTGGCACGGCCGACCGGGCGCGACTCACGGGTGATCTCTGCCGGGCGCTGGCCGTCTCGGCGACCCGGATCAGCGACGGGTTCGGCCTGATCGGCTGCGACGAGACCCTGCGCGACGACCTCACCCTCCCCGCCACCCGCCACCGGGGCGCGGCCGTCGCCGCGGCCGAGCGGGTCGCGGGCGCGCCGCGCGCGGGACGCGGCTGCGCCGGCATGCTCGAGGCCGCGCGGCGGCTCGCCGGGCGGCCGAAGCTCGTCTTCCTCGCCTCCGACTTCCGCTGGCCGGAGAGCCTGATCGCCCGGGTCTTCGCCGCCCTGGCGCCGCACGACACGGTGCCGATCCTGCTCGCCGACCCCGCCGAGGCGGAGGCGCTGCCGGCCTTCGGCCTCGTCGAACTCGACGACCTCGAGGGCGGCGGTCGCCGCGTGGTCCTGCTGCGCCCGAGCCTGCGCCGGGCCTGGATCGCCCGGGAGCGGGACCGGATCGCCGCCCTGGAGCGCGCCGCCGCGCCCTTCGCCCGCCGGGTCTTCCAGCTCGCCGGGCGCTTCGACGCCCAGGCGCTCACCCGCCACCTGATGACGACCTGA
- a CDS encoding AAA family ATPase, whose protein sequence is MNTLRSGDTMLTDWRAAAARFEAEVAKAVVGQERAIRLVTIAIFARGHVMLEGDVGVGKTTLLRAVARALGGAYERVEGTVDMMPTDLIYHTYLGPDGRPRVDPGPVLARAEDLSVFFFNEINRARPQVHALLLRLMAERSVQAFGRTYTFPNLQVFADRNRVEREETFELPAAARDRFLMEIGLEAPRDAAVRRSLVFDPRFHDTDALVGAVAEGVLDHARIGGIAAAIQHAVRAEPSIEAYVVALWDALVRPAEAGIRLPGLDTATLVQGGASPRGVAFLVRAARVRAWLEGREWLVPEDVRAVFTEVMAHRVFLEPVHELQRGAIVPALCRAAFETVPAP, encoded by the coding sequence ATGAACACCCTCCGTTCCGGAGACACGATGCTCACCGACTGGCGGGCGGCGGCGGCCCGCTTCGAGGCGGAGGTCGCCAAGGCGGTGGTCGGCCAGGAGCGGGCGATCCGCCTCGTGACGATCGCGATCTTCGCCCGCGGCCACGTGATGCTCGAGGGCGACGTCGGCGTCGGCAAGACCACCCTGCTGCGGGCGGTGGCCCGGGCGCTGGGCGGGGCCTACGAGCGCGTCGAGGGCACGGTCGACATGATGCCGACCGACCTGATCTACCACACCTACCTCGGCCCCGACGGCCGGCCGCGGGTCGATCCCGGCCCGGTCCTGGCCCGGGCCGAGGATCTCTCGGTGTTCTTCTTCAACGAGATCAACCGGGCGCGGCCGCAGGTCCACGCCCTGCTGCTCCGGCTGATGGCCGAGCGCAGCGTCCAGGCCTTCGGCCGCACCTACACGTTCCCGAACCTGCAGGTCTTCGCCGACCGCAACCGCGTCGAGCGGGAGGAGACCTTCGAGCTCCCGGCCGCGGCCCGCGACCGCTTCCTGATGGAGATCGGGCTGGAGGCGCCCCGAGACGCGGCGGTGCGCCGGAGCCTGGTCTTCGACCCGCGCTTCCACGACACCGACGCCCTCGTCGGCGCGGTCGCCGAGGGCGTGCTCGACCACGCCCGGATCGGCGGCATCGCGGCCGCGATCCAGCACGCCGTCCGCGCGGAGCCGTCGATCGAGGCCTACGTGGTGGCCCTCTGGGACGCGCTGGTCCGCCCCGCGGAGGCCGGGATCCGGCTCCCGGGCCTCGACACCGCCACCCTGGTGCAGGGCGGCGCCTCGCCGCGCGGCGTCGCCTTCCTGGTGCGCGCCGCCCGGGTGCGGGCGTGGCTGGAGGGCCGCGAGTGGCTGGTGCCGGAGGACGTGCGGGCGGTCTTCACCGAGGTGATGGCCCACCGGGTCTTCCTCGAGCCCGTCCACGAGTTGCAGCGCGGCGCGATCGTGCCCGCCCTGTGCCGGGCCGCGTTCGAGACGGTGCCGGCGCCGTGA
- a CDS encoding methanol dehydrogenase [cytochrome c] subunit, whose translation MRTVITAAMLIAGVAFAVPALAYDGQTCKAPGNCWQPKPGFPEKVAGTKYDPKHDPKEVSKQAESIKQMEERNRKRIENAKKTGKFEYDVAKISSN comes from the coding sequence ATGCGCACAGTGATCACGGCGGCGATGCTGATCGCGGGGGTGGCCTTCGCGGTGCCGGCGCTGGCCTACGACGGTCAGACCTGCAAGGCGCCGGGCAATTGCTGGCAGCCGAAGCCCGGCTTCCCCGAGAAGGTCGCCGGGACCAAGTACGATCCCAAGCACGACCCGAAGGAGGTCAGCAAGCAGGCCGAATCCATCAAGCAGATGGAGGAGCGCAACAGGAAGCGGATCGAGAACGCCAAGAAGACCGGCAAGTTCGAGTACGACGTCGCCAAGATTTCTTCGAATTGA
- the moxG gene encoding cytochrome c(L), periplasmic: MHIVRSARVALLTLAVAMPAAARAQPQSGPQTGIVFRNTITGEAMDTAEGKPGGRDTQAVKTFFQTGKNLYIDDKSCLRNGESLFLTSCSGCHGHLGEGKVGPGLNDDYWTYPANTTDVGLFATLWGGANGMMGPHNEDLNPDEMLQVIAWIRHLYTGPVKDAEWLTDEQKKTYKPFKEGETFAKDVPGQCKPLD; this comes from the coding sequence ATGCACATCGTACGTTCGGCCCGCGTCGCCCTTCTCACCCTCGCCGTGGCGATGCCCGCCGCGGCCCGCGCGCAGCCCCAGTCCGGCCCGCAGACCGGCATCGTCTTCCGCAACACCATCACCGGCGAGGCGATGGACACGGCCGAGGGCAAGCCGGGCGGGCGGGACACGCAGGCGGTCAAGACCTTCTTCCAGACCGGGAAGAACCTCTACATCGACGACAAGTCCTGCCTGCGGAACGGCGAGAGCCTGTTCCTGACCTCGTGCTCCGGCTGCCACGGCCATCTCGGCGAGGGCAAGGTCGGGCCCGGCCTCAACGACGATTACTGGACCTACCCGGCGAACACGACCGATGTCGGCCTGTTCGCGACCCTCTGGGGCGGTGCCAACGGCATGATGGGACCGCACAACGAGGATCTCAATCCCGACGAGATGCTGCAGGTCATCGCCTGGATCCGTCATCTCTACACGGGCCCGGTGAAGGATGCCGAGTGGCTCACCGACGAGCAGAAGAAGACTTACAAGCCCTTCAAGGAGGGCGAGACCTTTGCCAAGGACGTGCCCGGCCAGTGCAAGCCGCTGGACTAG